The proteins below are encoded in one region of Campylobacter helveticus:
- the murJ gene encoding murein biosynthesis integral membrane protein MurJ — protein sequence MVFKNYIINALGILFSRILGLARDVLIALFLGAGLYSDIFFVALKMPAFFRRIFAEGAFGQSFLPNFVKARKKGAFCVSVLLQFGFIVFLFCLLVSFFASFFTKIFAFGFDAKTIALASPLVAINFWYLFFIFVVTFFGALLNYKHKFFLTSFSASLFNLSIVIAAFFVDKNDPHQTLYYFSYATLLSGVAQLVLHLFSLKNNAAVRAMGLSIKLRRYKANLKGFYSTFSHGVLGSSATQISSLLDTTIASFLITGSISYLYYANRVFQLPLALFAIALTQVAFPKILRLLKSSQEKEALDFMRKALAGLSFLLVVSSVVGIIFAKEICVLLFERGNFTQKDSLLSAYVLMAYLLGLLPFGLQKLFSLWLYAEFKQKIAAIIAIKSLILSAFVSIVLIFLIKDENLKVLAVAFASSLSAFYLLLANIKEFGFRRFWSLISWKKSLLALVFLACFSYLLLESKMMIISVLIEFFEWIKGGFNAFI from the coding sequence TTGGTATTTAAAAATTATATAATCAATGCTCTTGGTATTTTATTTTCTCGGATTTTAGGACTAGCTAGAGATGTTTTAATAGCCCTTTTTTTAGGGGCTGGGCTTTATAGCGATATTTTTTTTGTCGCACTTAAAATGCCTGCTTTTTTTAGACGCATTTTTGCTGAGGGTGCTTTTGGGCAAAGTTTTTTGCCAAATTTTGTCAAAGCAAGGAAAAAGGGTGCATTTTGTGTAAGTGTGCTTTTACAATTTGGCTTCATTGTCTTTTTATTTTGCCTTTTAGTAAGTTTTTTCGCCTCTTTTTTTACTAAAATTTTTGCCTTTGGCTTTGATGCAAAGACCATAGCCTTAGCCTCTCCTTTGGTGGCTATTAATTTTTGGTATTTATTTTTCATCTTTGTAGTAACCTTTTTTGGTGCCTTATTAAATTATAAGCACAAATTTTTCCTCACTTCTTTTTCCGCTTCTTTGTTTAATCTTAGCATAGTTATCGCCGCTTTTTTCGTGGATAAAAATGACCCTCATCAAACGCTTTATTACTTCTCTTACGCCACGCTTTTAAGTGGGGTGGCACAGCTTGTTTTGCATCTTTTTTCCTTGAAAAATAATGCGGCGGTTAGGGCTATGGGCTTAAGCATTAAGTTAAGGCGGTATAAGGCGAATTTAAAAGGCTTTTATAGCACATTTTCTCACGGAGTTTTAGGCTCTTCAGCGACTCAAATCAGCTCTCTTTTAGACACAACCATAGCAAGTTTTTTAATCACAGGAAGCATTTCTTATCTTTATTATGCTAACCGTGTTTTTCAACTTCCCCTTGCACTTTTTGCTATCGCTCTTACTCAAGTTGCCTTTCCTAAAATTTTAAGACTTTTAAAAAGCAGTCAAGAAAAAGAGGCTTTAGACTTTATGCGTAAGGCTTTAGCAGGACTTAGCTTTTTGCTTGTTGTTTCAAGTGTAGTAGGGATTATTTTTGCGAAAGAAATTTGCGTACTTTTGTTTGAAAGAGGTAATTTCACGCAAAAAGATAGCCTTTTAAGTGCTTATGTTTTGATGGCTTATTTGCTAGGTCTTTTGCCTTTTGGCTTACAAAAACTCTTTTCTTTGTGGCTTTATGCGGAATTTAAGCAAAAAATAGCCGCCATTATCGCTATAAAATCCCTTATTTTAAGTGCTTTTGTTTCTATCGTTTTAATTTTTTTGATTAAAGATGAGAATTTAAAGGTTTTAGCGGTGGCATTTGCGAGTTCTTTAAGTGCTTTTTATTTACTTTTGGCTAATATTAAAGAATTTGGTTTTAGGCGTTTTTGGAGCTTAATTTCTTGGAAGAAAAGCCTTTTAGCCTTAGTTTTTTTAGCTTGTTTTTCTTATTTGCTTTTAGAAAGTAAAATGATGATAATTAGCGTTTTAATAGAGTTTTTTGAGTGGATTAAAGGAGGCTTTAATGCTTTTATTTGA
- the cysS gene encoding cysteine--tRNA ligase: MLLFDSVKKEKLALKKEGVVNMYLCGPTVYDDAHLGHARSSICFDLLRRVLLSLGRKLYFARNYTDIDDKILKKMQESGESLEQITQKYIAHYERDMKNLRVLEPDLKPKATEYIKQMIELILRLEKQGFTYTLEDGIYFDTSKDEAYLSLSKRSFEETKTRLLEQKEKKNESDFVLWKFDEGFYAAPFGKGRPGWHSECVAMIEALFKDGLDIHAGGVDLLFPHHENEAAQCRCAFHKDLATHWLHNGFVNINGEKMSKSLNNSFFIKDALKKFSSEALRFYLMSVHYRAHFNYSLEDLSLCKKRLDKLYRLKKRLDLNELEDKPKKCERELSLTILQALQDDLNISKALALFDEFIVNANLRLDESKDKGLREDLREDFKELALILGVGFEDAILYFQQGFDETQKAWIEEQIFKRTEAKKAKNYALADELRHNLAEFGVLLLDTPQGTIWEKA; the protein is encoded by the coding sequence ATGCTTTTATTTGATAGTGTGAAAAAAGAAAAATTAGCCCTTAAAAAAGAGGGCGTTGTTAATATGTATTTGTGCGGTCCTACGGTGTATGATGATGCACATTTAGGACACGCTAGAAGTAGCATTTGTTTTGATTTATTAAGAAGGGTTTTGCTTTCACTTGGAAGAAAGCTTTACTTTGCTAGAAATTATACTGACATTGATGATAAAATTTTGAAAAAAATGCAAGAAAGTGGCGAAAGCCTAGAGCAAATCACACAAAAATACATCGCCCATTATGAAAGAGATATGAAAAATTTGCGTGTTTTAGAGCCTGACTTAAAGCCTAAGGCGACCGAATATATTAAGCAGATGATAGAGCTTATTTTGCGTTTGGAAAAGCAGGGTTTTACCTATACTTTAGAAGATGGAATTTATTTTGATACAAGTAAAGATGAAGCGTATTTAAGTCTTTCAAAACGCAGTTTTGAAGAGACTAAAACAAGGCTTTTAGAGCAGAAAGAAAAGAAAAATGAAAGTGATTTTGTGCTATGGAAATTTGACGAGGGCTTTTATGCTGCACCCTTTGGTAAGGGGCGTCCGGGCTGGCATAGCGAGTGCGTGGCGATGATAGAGGCTTTATTTAAGGACGGACTTGATATACACGCTGGGGGGGTGGATTTGCTTTTTCCGCATCACGAAAATGAGGCGGCGCAGTGTCGTTGTGCCTTTCATAAAGATTTAGCCACGCACTGGCTTCATAATGGCTTTGTGAATATAAATGGCGAAAAGATGAGTAAAAGCCTTAATAATAGCTTTTTCATTAAGGACGCTTTAAAAAAATTTAGCAGTGAGGCTTTGAGGTTTTATTTAATGAGTGTGCATTATAGGGCGCATTTTAATTATTCTTTGGAGGATTTATCCCTATGTAAAAAGCGTTTAGATAAGCTTTACCGCCTTAAAAAACGCCTTGATTTAAACGAATTAGAAGACAAGCCTAAAAAGTGTGAAAGAGAGCTTTCTCTTACTATTTTGCAAGCCTTACAAGATGATTTAAACATCTCTAAGGCTTTGGCTTTGTTTGATGAATTTATAGTCAATGCAAATTTAAGGCTAGATGAAAGTAAAGATAAGGGCTTAAGAGAGGATTTGAGGGAGGACTTTAAGGAGCTTGCTTTGATTTTGGGTGTGGGCTTTGAAGATGCGATTTTATATTTTCAGCAAGGCTTTGATGAAACACAAAAGGCGTGGATAGAGGAGCAAATTTTTAAACGCACAGAGGCTAAAAAGGCGAAAAATTACGCTTTGGCAGATGAGCTAAGGCATAATTTAGCAGAATTTGGCGTCTTGCTTTTAGACACGCCGCAAGGCACGATTTGGGAGAAAGCTTAA
- a CDS encoding ABC transporter ATP-binding protein — MSLKEILWRFKPFYIAYFRYFLLAFLGMALAALGTAASFHSLQPILDYIFIEKRIDLLYIVPFFIVFAYLAKNVGLYMQSYYIAYIGTNILKTLRFKVLENLLRLDMEFFKRYRSGELMSRCTNDIGALQSIVSTLIPELLRELMTAIGLISVVIYNSPRLAFFALIVLPCATIPLLWLARKLRKYAKNTQETGADLLSRLGEIFTNIELIKANHTEQKELMKFDTHNERLCKVNLKISRVDALISPTMELIGSLGVALVIVIGGKEVIEGRMSAGAFIAFVSALFALYQPIKKITSLYGRLQTAIVASERTFYLLDLKPEIKGGEDELGCIDEVEFKDVYFAYDEKSVLNGLNLNFKRGEILALVGASGGGKSSIIGLLLHFFKRKSGEILLNHESIDKFSLKSLRLKMALVTQDIYIFNESIAENVAYSEELDEQRVIESLKLANAYEFVEKMGGIYTQLFENGKNLSGGQKQRIAIARALYKNPDLLIFDEATSALDNESERAIVKTIENLKKDRLILLVAHRLSTVENADKIALIDKGKVLACGSDAQLLNTCEAYRKLKIKNDETKL, encoded by the coding sequence ATGAGTTTAAAAGAAATTTTATGGCGTTTTAAGCCTTTTTATATCGCGTATTTTAGGTATTTTTTACTTGCTTTTTTGGGAATGGCATTAGCAGCCTTAGGCACGGCGGCTAGTTTTCATTCCTTACAGCCTATTTTGGATTATATTTTCATAGAAAAAAGAATTGATTTGCTTTATATCGTGCCATTTTTTATTGTTTTTGCGTATTTGGCTAAAAATGTCGGGCTTTATATGCAAAGCTATTATATCGCTTATATTGGCACAAATATTTTAAAAACCTTGCGTTTTAAGGTGCTTGAAAATCTTTTGCGTTTGGATATGGAATTTTTTAAGCGTTATAGAAGTGGGGAATTGATGAGTCGCTGCACAAATGACATCGGTGCATTGCAAAGTATTGTTTCGACTTTAATTCCCGAGCTTTTAAGGGAGTTAATGACAGCCATAGGGCTTATTAGTGTGGTGATTTATAATAGTCCAAGATTGGCTTTTTTCGCTCTTATCGTGCTTCCTTGTGCGACTATTCCTTTGTTGTGGTTAGCTAGAAAGCTTAGAAAATATGCCAAAAACACTCAAGAAACGGGCGCGGATTTGCTCTCTCGTTTGGGAGAAATTTTTACGAATATCGAGCTTATTAAGGCAAACCACACAGAGCAAAAAGAACTTATGAAATTTGATACACACAACGAAAGGCTTTGTAAGGTAAATTTAAAAATAAGCAGGGTTGATGCACTTATCTCTCCTACAATGGAGCTAATCGGCTCTTTGGGCGTTGCTCTTGTGATAGTGATAGGTGGAAAAGAGGTGATTGAGGGGCGTATGAGTGCTGGAGCGTTTATCGCCTTTGTGTCGGCTCTTTTTGCCCTTTATCAGCCCATAAAAAAAATAACAAGTTTATATGGAAGACTTCAAACTGCCATCGTGGCGAGTGAGCGGACTTTTTATTTACTTGATTTAAAACCTGAAATTAAGGGCGGAGAAGATGAGCTTGGGTGCATTGATGAGGTGGAATTTAAAGATGTGTATTTTGCTTATGATGAAAAAAGCGTGTTAAACGGACTGAATTTAAATTTTAAAAGGGGAGAAATTTTAGCCCTTGTGGGGGCAAGTGGCGGTGGAAAATCTTCTATCATAGGGCTTTTATTGCACTTTTTTAAAAGAAAGAGTGGGGAGATTTTGCTAAACCACGAAAGTATAGATAAATTTAGTCTTAAATCTTTGCGTTTAAAAATGGCTTTGGTAACGCAGGATATTTACATTTTCAACGAAAGCATAGCCGAAAATGTCGCTTATAGCGAGGAGCTTGACGAGCAAAGGGTTATAGAAAGCTTAAAACTTGCCAACGCTTATGAATTTGTGGAAAAAATGGGAGGTATTTATACTCAGCTTTTTGAAAATGGTAAAAATTTAAGCGGAGGGCAAAAACAAAGAATTGCCATAGCAAGAGCCTTGTATAAAAATCCTGATTTGCTTATTTTTGATGAGGCGACTTCAGCACTGGATAATGAAAGCGAAAGGGCTATCGTTAAAACTATAGAAAATTTAAAAAAAGATAGACTTATTTTACTTGTCGCACATCGTCTAAGCACCGTGGAAAATGCAGATAAAATCGCTCTTATAGATAAAGGTAAGGTTTTAGCCTGTGGGAGTGATGCACAGCTTTTAAATACTTGTGAGGCTTATCGTAAATTAAAAATAAAAAACGATGAGACGAAATTGTAA
- a CDS encoding quinone-dependent dihydroorotate dehydrogenase: MYDFFKPLLFKMDPENAHSLVEYSLRALNAIFPGALSFLAYKYIVDNEILKQNLLGLEFANPVGLAGGFDKNATMIRPLSALGFGFLEFGTFTPLAQEGNEKPRLFRLVKEESIQNAMGFNNQGADVISKRMTQNYPFVLPLGANIGKNKLTSNENALNDYFTLLRSFKDLCDYFIINISSPNTKNLRDLQNEEFLGALLKEAKEITTKPILIKIAPDMEFKDALSFCEGAIEKGVSGFIIANTSTDYTLLNNNRTFGGISGKLITQKSGEFFHALSKELFGRTLLIASGGIDSAEVAYDRIKKGASLVQIFTAMIFKGPSLARDINEGLIELLRKDGFLHISEAIGVELK, from the coding sequence ATGTATGATTTTTTCAAACCCTTACTTTTTAAGATGGACCCAGAAAACGCACATAGCTTGGTGGAGTATTCATTAAGAGCTTTAAATGCTATTTTCCCCGGAGCCTTGAGCTTTTTGGCTTATAAATATATTGTTGATAATGAAATTTTAAAACAAAATTTACTTGGACTTGAATTTGCAAATCCTGTAGGTTTGGCTGGGGGCTTTGATAAAAATGCTACGATGATACGCCCTTTAAGCGCACTTGGTTTTGGCTTTTTGGAATTTGGCACTTTCACACCCTTAGCTCAAGAGGGTAATGAAAAGCCCCGCCTTTTTCGCCTCGTAAAAGAAGAAAGCATACAAAATGCTATGGGTTTTAATAATCAAGGGGCGGATGTAATTTCTAAAAGAATGACACAAAATTATCCCTTTGTTTTGCCTCTTGGAGCTAATATCGGCAAAAATAAGCTTACAAGCAACGAAAATGCTTTAAATGATTATTTTACTTTGCTTAGAAGTTTTAAGGATTTGTGTGATTATTTTATCATCAACATCTCTTCGCCAAATACTAAAAATTTAAGAGACTTGCAAAATGAAGAATTTTTGGGTGCTTTACTCAAAGAGGCAAAAGAAATTACAACTAAACCTATATTGATAAAAATTGCACCTGATATGGAATTTAAAGACGCTTTAAGTTTTTGTGAGGGTGCGATTGAAAAAGGTGTGAGTGGTTTTATCATCGCGAATACAAGCACGGATTACACTTTGCTTAATAACAACCGCACTTTTGGAGGTATTAGCGGTAAGCTTATCACGCAAAAAAGTGGAGAATTTTTTCACGCTCTTTCAAAAGAGCTTTTTGGAAGAACTTTGCTTATTGCAAGTGGGGGTATAGATAGTGCTGAGGTGGCTTATGATAGGATTAAAAAGGGGGCTAGTTTAGTGCAAATTTTTACGGCGATGATTTTTAAGGGACCTAGTTTGGCAAGGGATATTAACGAAGGCTTGATAGAACTTTTAAGAAAAGATGGTTTTTTACA